The following proteins are encoded in a genomic region of Saccharomyces mikatae IFO 1815 strain IFO1815 genome assembly, chromosome: 9:
- the SMKI09G0835 gene encoding uncharacterized protein (YPR071W family), producing MEPSVAIDHDEISQSRYFVIVEKLSKIARIIYITDNFLIPSLYPLKEQYPKVDKIVYVQLTVDLVSIFIFITHEFLLLENGTYEKRYFERKSKRCSKFGCSRCNASAHHPKWFKVKHSLLCLGMFLFGVYSSIKVNNFFRTDQTVNLYRLLWLLCWQLSVIFSMKLSAFYGEQLDSHSVPLDGNDNFFGRVTTAARAV from the coding sequence ATGGAGCCGAGTGTCGCAATAGATCATGATGAAATATCTCAATCTAGATATTTtgtaattgttgaaaaactaTCGAAGATCGCTAGGATTATTTACATCACGgacaattttttgattcCATCTTTGTATCCCTTAAAAGAGCAGTATCCAAAAGTTGATAAAATCGTATATGTACAACTTACCGTAGATTTGGTATCaatctttatatttattaCGCACGAATTTTTACTACTGGAAAATGGAACCTATGAAAAGCGATATTTTGAACGGAAGTCAAAGAGGTgttcaaaatttggatGCTCTCGGTGTAATGCTAGTGCTCACCATCCTAAATGGTTCAAAGTTAAGCATTCGCTATTGTGTCTAGGAATGTTCTTATTTGGGGTATATTCGTCAATAAAAGTTAATAACTTTTTCAGAACTGATCAAACCGTTAACTTATACAGATTATTATGGTTGTTATGCTGGCAACTTAGTGTGATTTTTAGCATGAAGTTATCCGCCTTTTACGGGGAACAATTGGATTCCCACAGCGTGCCTCTTGATGGGAACgacaatttttttggcaGAGTAACCACTGCCGCTAGAGCGGTTTAA
- the AVT7 gene encoding Avt7p (similar to Saccharomyces cerevisiae AVT7 (YIL088C); ancestral locus Anc_2.295), with product MEPSSSALSSTANLVKTIVGAGTLAIPYSFKSDGVLVGVVLTLLAAITSGLGLFVLSKCSKTLINPRNSSFFTLCMLTYPSLAPIFDLAMIVQCFGVGLSYLVLIGDLFPGLFGGERNFWIIASTVIIIPLCLVKKLDQLKYSSILGLFALAYISVLVFSHFVFELGHGELTNVLRNDICWWKIHDLKGLLSTFSIIIFAYTGSMNLFPMINELKDNSMENITSVINNSISLSTALFLIVGLSGYLTFGNKTLGNLILNYDPTSIWIVIGKFCLGLMLILSFPLLFQPLRIAVNNVIIWIEITFGDANPEEDPQVSEYTRASNLRPISMTVDDPAQPNDALDATSYDEQEHLLPNASCDDGLIESQEDSSNERGIMAAATDNEHHAPFIKSRFYWITALLLISMYTLALSVESFALVLSLVGATGSTSISFTLPGLLGYKLIGSDSLAVGRMIPPRDRFYKRCSLLLVFYGLSVMFLSLYVTLFNYSDEA from the coding sequence ATGGAACCATCATCAAGTGCTCTTTCATCCACGGCAAATTTGGTAAAGACAATAGTTGGCGCTGGTACACTGGCTATCCCGTACAGTTTTAAAAGTGATGGGGTTTTGGTCGGGGTTGTTTTGACATTGTTAGCTGCCATAACATCCGGATTGGGTCTCTTTGTGCTTTCAAAGTGTTCTAAGACTTTGATTAACCCAAGGaactcttctttctttacaTTATGCATGCTCACGTATCCCAGTTTGGCTCCAATCTTTGATCTAGCAATGATTGTTCAATGTTTTGGAGTTGGGTTAAGTTATCTGGTCCTCATTGGTGATCTCTTTCCTGGATTGTTTGgtggagaaagaaatttctgGATAATCGCATCCACTGTGATAATTATACCCTTATGTTtggtgaagaaattagaCCAGTTGAAGTATTCTAGTATTCTGGGTCTTTTTGCATTGGCCTACATATCTGTTCTAGTATTCAGTCATTTTGTATTTGAACTGGGACATGGTGAGCTCACAAATGTATTAAGAAATGATATATGCTGGTGGAAAATCCACGATCTTAAAGGGTTATTATCAACTTTTAGTATCATAATTTTCGCTTATACCGGATCGATGAACCTATTTCCTATGATAAATGAACTAAAGGACAACAGTatggaaaatattactTCGGTCATCAACAACTCAATATCTTTGTCAACAGCATTATTTCTAATTGTTGGTTTGTCAGGATATCTGACCTTTGGCAACAAAACCTTAGGCAATTTAATATTAAACTATGATCCTACTTCAATTTGGATAGTAATTGGCAAATTTTGCCTAGGGTTAATGCTAATTTTGTCATTCCCTCTTCTGTTCCAGCCGCTTCGTATAGCTGTCAACAATGTTATAATCTGGATTGAGATCACTTTTGGTGACGCTAATCCCGAAGAGGATCCACAAGTTTCCGAATACACCCGCGCTTCCAATCTAAGACCAATCAGTATGACTGTCGACGATCCAGCCCAGCCTAATGATGCACTCGATGCAACTTCATACGATGAACAAGAGCATTTACTACCCAATGCAAGCTGCGACGATGGTTTAATTGAAAGTCAAGAGGACAGCAGTAATGAGAGAGGTATTATGGCAGCTGCCACAGATAACGAACATCATGCACCCTTTATTAAGTCTAGATTTTACTGGATCACAGCATTACTGCTAATAAGCATGTATACTTTGGCATTGTCTGTCGAGTCATTTGCATTAGTTCTCTCCTTAGTGGGAGCTACAGGTTCAACATCTATTTCGTTCACTTTACCTGGCTTATTAGGGTACAAATTGATCGGTTCAGATTCTTTAGCTGTTGGCAGGATGATTCCACCAAGAGATAGGTTTTATAAAAGGTGTAGTTTATTGCTGGTATTTTACGGGTTATCTGTGATGTTCTTATCTCTATATGTTACCTTATTCAATTATTCAGATGAAGCCTGA
- the AIM19 gene encoding Aim19p (similar to Saccharomyces cerevisiae AIM19 (YIL087C); ancestral locus Anc_2.297), translating to MSANPTIDDAKDEFLSPFRRLYALTRTPYPALANAALLASTPMLSPSFKVPPTQSPALSIPISRVFSRSSTPRVGITTKTALFFSTMQAIGAYMIYDNDLENGAGFIATWSALYLIVGGKKSFSALRYGRTWPLLLSSVSLANAVLYGQRFLATGFQ from the coding sequence ATGTCTGCCAATCCCACTATTGATGATGCCAAAGATGAATTTCTTTCACCATTTCGCCGACTATACGCATTAACAAGAACACCTTATCCTGCACTTGCCAACGCTGCACTATTAGCTTCAACCCCGATGCTATCCCCATCTTTCAAAGTGCCTCCAACGCAATCTCCAGCTCTTTCAATACCAATCTCCAGGGTATTTTCTAGATCTTCTACCCCTAGAGTTGGTATAACTACTAAGACTGCCTTGTTTTTCTCTACAATGCAAGCCATAGGAGCATACATGATCTATGACAACGACTTAGAGAACGGAGCTGGCTTCATTGCCACATGGTCGGCCTTGTATTTGATTGTGGGAGGAAAGAAGTCGTTTAGTGCACTAAGATACGGGAGGACTTGGCCGTTGCTGCTGTCGTCAGTATCTTTAGCCAACGCTGTCCTGTATGGTCAAAGGTTCCTTGCTACCGGGTTCCAATGA
- the KTR7 gene encoding putative mannosyltransferase (similar to Saccharomyces cerevisiae KTR7 (YIL085C) and KTR5 (YNL029C); ancestral locus Anc_2.300) produces the protein MAIRLKPKVREFLLNKFRKKRYVFLFLGCFFTMLYRLGNWPFASKDTTLNPGNLPYSFQDYSTDKDEPFFRGCTDTDMYLQDPEYVKMNASFVMLTRNEEVDEVLKTMKSIEGHFNQWFNYPYVFLNDRPFTDHFKDQIQAATNASVEFGTVDEVVWEFPAEVRNSLLFESTLQDQNDRGIMYGNMESYHKMCRFYSGLFYKHPLVSKHEWYWRIEPDVEFFCDISYDPFYEMAKKNKKYGFTVLITELYWTVPNLFRTTKTFIKKTAGLKENLGTLWKLFTFNYNILDTDDEEISRWVNYPWDAKPKLTEKLMVDFLLENNGRVNNEEDLEGIQHLIERARSKIPLIEDSIEGEEYNLCHFWSNFEIARVDLFDNEIYNAYFKFLEQSGGFWSERWGDAPIHSIGLGMILNLEDVHYFRDIGYRHSSLQHCPKNALQSQEKSNSFDKGYDFGCGCRCVCPKREEDIEDNSIPCMDIFFELLHGKEYEKEFPGCYKPSIKDKDVIEEIRRENFRIIE, from the coding sequence ATGGCTATAAGATTGAAGCCAAAAGTAAGAGAATTCTTGCTGAATAAGTTTCGAAAAAAGCGAtatgttttccttttcttaGGGTGTTTCTTCACCATGCTTTACCGTTTGGGCAACTGGCCATTTGCCTCAAAAGATACTACGCTTAATCCTGGTAATTTGCCTTACTCATTCCAGGACTATTCTACTGATAAAGATGAGCCGTTTTTCCGGGGCTGCACTGACACAGACATGTATTTACAGGACCCTGAGTACGTCAAAATGAATGCATCTTTTGTTATGCTTACGAGAAACGAAGAAGTGGACGAGGTGCTGAAAACTATGAAAAGTATAGAAGGCCATTTCAATCAATGGTTCAACTACCCATACGTATTTTTAAATGATCGTCCTTTTACAGATCATTTCAAGGACCAAATCCAAGCTGCAACTAATGCCAGTGTAGAGTTTGGTACTGTTGATGAAGTTGTATGGGAATTTCCTGCTGAGGTGCGTAATTCATTGCTGTTTGAGTCTACATTACAAGATCAAAACGATCGTGGTATAATGTATGGTAATATGGAGTCGTACCACAAAATGTGCCGATTTTATTCCGGGTTGTTTTATAAGCATCCATTAGTTTCTAAACATGAATGGTACTGGAGGATAGAGCCTGATGTTGAATTCTTCTGTGACATCTCATACGATCCCTTCTACGAGATGgccaagaaaaacaagaaatatgGATTTACTGTATTGATTACTGAACTGTATTGGACCGTCCCCAACTTGTTCAGAACAACTAAAActttcatcaagaaaacagcaggtttaaaagaaaacttggGCACACTCTGGAAATTATTTACATTTAACTATAATATTTTAGACACAGACGATGAAGAGATTTCTAGATGGGTGAATTATCCCTGGGATGCCAAACCAAAGTTGACTGAAAAGTTGATGGTAGACTTTTTGCTAGAGAATAACGGCCGAGTCAATAATGAGGAAGATTTAGAAGGTATACAACATCTGATCGAAAGGGCTCGCTCTAAGATCCCATTGATAGAAGATTCCATTGAAGGGGAAGAATACAATTTATGTCATTTTTGGAGTAACTTTGAAATTGCCCGCGTTGATCTATTTGATAATGAGATCTATAACGcttatttcaaatttttggaaCAATCCGGTGGTTTCTGGTCTGAAAGATGGGGAGACGCACCCATCCATTCAATTGGGCTAGGAATGATCCTGAACCTAGAAGACGTTCATTATTTCAGGGACATTGGCTATAGGCATTCATCACTGCAGCATTGTCCAAAGAATGCTCTACAAAGCCAAGAAAAATCTAACTCATTTGATAAGGGTTATGATTTCGGGTGCGGATGTCGATGCGTTTGTCCCAAGCGGGAAGAAGACATTGAAGATAACTCTATTCCCTGCAtggatattttttttgaattgcTTCACGGCAAGgaatatgaaaaagagtTCCCTGGTTGCTACAAGCCATCCATAAAGGACAAGGATGTGATTGAGGAGATTAGAAGAGAGAATTTTAGAATCATTGAATAG
- the SDS3 gene encoding Sds3p (similar to Saccharomyces cerevisiae SDS3 (YIL084C); ancestral locus Anc_2.301), with product MAIQKVSNKDLSRKDKRRFNIESKVNKIYQNFYLERDNQYKDRLTALQTDLTSLHQGDNGLYARQVRDLEEERDLELVRLRLFEEYRVSRSGIEFQEDIEKAKAEHEKLIKLCKERLYSSIEQKIKKLQEERLLMDVANVHSYAMNYSRPQYQKNTRSHTVSGWDSSSNEYGRDTANESATDTGAGNDRRTLRRRNVSKETRGNSNNQEESDFQTGNGSGNNGQGSRQGSQFSHFNNLTYKSGVVSDSDFLQCINEGTDLYAFLFGEKNPKDNGNGNEKKKNRGAQRYSTKTAPPLQSLKPDEVTEDISLIRELTGQPPAPFKLRSD from the coding sequence ATGGCTATTCAAAAAGTTAGTAACAAGGATTTGTCCCGCAAggacaaaagaagatttaaTATCGAGTCTAAGGTAAATAAGATTTATCagaatttttatttagaGAGAGATAATCAATATAAAGATAGGCTGACAGCATTGCAGACAGATCTAACTTCTCTGCATCAAGGTGATAATGGTCTATATGCTCGTCAAGTGCGTGATTTggaggaagaaagagaTTTAGAGTTGGTCAGGTTACGCCTATTTGAAGAGTATCGTGTTTCTCGTTCCGGTATCGAATTTCAAGAAGATATCGAGAAAGCCAAGGCTGAGCACGAGAAACTCATCAAGTTATGCAAAGAAAGACTTTATTCATCTATAGagcaaaaaataaagaaattacaaGAAGAGAGGTTATTAATGGATGTGGCGAATGTACATTCATATGCCATGAACTATAGCAGGCCGCagtaccaaaaaaatacaaggaGCCACACAGTAAGTGGTTGGGACTCTTCATCCAATGAGTATGGTAGGGACACGGCTAATGAAAGTGCTACTGACACCGGTGCAGGAAACGATCGAAGAACACTCAGGAGAAGAAACGTCTCTAAAGAAACAAGAGGCAACAGCAATAATCAGGAGGAATCTGATTTCCAAACTGGTAATGGTTCTGGGAATAACGGCCAAGGTTCTAGACAAGGGTCCCAATTTTCCCATTTCAACAACCTAACCTACAAATCAGGCGTGGTATCTGACTCAGACTTCCTACAGTGTATAAATGAAGGCACTGACCTATATGCATTTTTATTTGGGGAAAAGAATCCTAAAGATAACGGCAAtggtaatgaaaagaaaaaaaatcgtgGAGCCCAAAGATATTCCACTAAAACTGCACCGCCCTTGCAATCTCTAAAACCAGATGAAGTCACTGAggatatttctttgattagAGAATTGACAGGCCAGCCCCCAGCTCCTTTTAAACTAAGGTCCGACTAG
- the CAB2 gene encoding phosphopantothenate--cysteine ligase CAB2 (similar to Saccharomyces cerevisiae CAB2 (YIL083C); ancestral locus Anc_2.305), which produces MPPLPVLNRPQIHTSVTEVSHAIDRTIKEELFPVAYTTEEEQFFKTNPKPAYIDELIKDAKEFIDLQHSLNRDKIVLITSGGTTVPLENNTVRFIDNFSAGTRGASSAEQFLANGYSVIFLHREFSLTPYNRSFSHSIDTLFLDYIDSEGKIKPEFAKNVLKNKKLYDKYMEEEERLLLLPFTTVNQYLWSLKSIAKLLNNSGCLFYLAAAVSDFFVPYSRLPQHKIQSGDNGKMGGNNDTEGTTKTTPDGKLIVNLDPVPKFLRRLVESWATQAMIVSFKLETDESMLLYKCTQALDRYNHQLVIGNLLQTRNKQVIFVSPENRKGDWIRLDENHHSIEEMIIPEVIARHDQWVAHSKTKLVTK; this is translated from the coding sequence ATGCCACCTTTACCTGTGCTTAACAGGCCTCAAATTCATACGTCAGTTACTGAAGTAAGTCATGCCATTGATCGTACAATCAAGGAAGAGCTGTTTCCGGTTGCCTACACTACTGAGGAAGAgcagtttttcaaaaccaaCCCTAAGCCAGCCTATATCGATGAATTGATCAAGGACGCTAAAGAGTTTATTGATTTACAACATTCCTTGAATCGGGACAAAATAGTACTTATCACCTCCGGTGGTACTACTGTTCCGTTGGAAAACAACACTGTACGTTTCATTGACAATTTTTCTGCTGGTACACGAGGTGCATCCAGCGCTGAACAGTTCTTAGCAAATGGGTACAGTGTCATTTTTCTACATAGGGAATTTTCATTAACTCCGTATAACAGGTCCTTCTCTCACAGCATTGATACTCTGTTCCTGGATTACATTGATTCAGAGGGAAAAATTAAACCTGAGTTTGCTAAAAATGTtttaaagaacaaaaaattatatGATAAGTACatggaagaagaggaaagaCTACTTCTATTACCATTCACCACGGTCAACCAATACCTGTGGTCGTTGAAAAGTATAGCCAAGCTATTGAACAATAGTGGCTGCCTGTTTTATTTAGCTGCAGCTGTCAGTGACTTTTTTGTTCCATATTCGAGATTACCTCAACACAAGATTCAGTCCGGTGACAATGGTAAGATGGGAGGAAATAATGACACCGAGGGTACGACTAAGACCACTCCTGATGGTAAACTCATAGTGAATCTTGACCCTGTCCCGAAGTTTTTAAGAAGACTGGTGGAATCATGGGCCACTCAGGCTATGATTGTTTCGTTCAAATTAGAAACCGATGAATCCATGCTACTTTACAAGTGTACACAGGCTCTGGATAGATACAATCATCAACTAGTTATCGGAAATCTTTTACAGACAAGAAACAAACAGGTAATTTTCGTATCGCctgaaaacagaaaaggaGACTGGATACGTTTAGATGAGAATCATCACAGCATTGAAGAGATGATAATCCCAGAAGTCATCGCACGTCATGATCAATGGGTAGCGCATTCGAAAACGAAGCTAGTTACAAAATAA
- the AIR1 gene encoding TRAMP complex RNA-binding subunit (similar to Saccharomyces cerevisiae AIR1 (YIL079C) and AIR2 (YDL175C); ancestral locus Anc_7.281): MSTLLSEVESMDTLPYVKETTPTASDSLTFNKLLAPSIEDVDANPEELRTLRGQGRYFGIKDYDADGGIMEAEPKCNNCSQRGHLKRNCPHVICTYCGFMDDHYSQHCPKAIICSNCNANGHYKSQCPHKWKKVFCTLCNSKRHSRERCPSIWRSYLLKTRDNNSGEFDFQTIFCYNCGESGHFGDDCMERRSSRVPNTDGSAFCGDNLAVKFKQYYFSQLKSYKRQASERQNYDDEQDFNLYDYEYNDDAYDLPGSRNYRDKMKRKSKAQSTKSNNDKNNSYNNNNNRKKSPFSPQSYKVTKNKKVHTHPLDFPRNPQGNRTGDHSNNSNRNRQDLPSRSKNKKGRTFSNKGQRNGRY, translated from the coding sequence ATGTCGACATTATTATCCGAAGTGGAAAGTATGGATACATTGCCGTATGTGAAGGAGACAACACCGACAGCAAGCGATTCGTTGACATTTAATAAATTATTGGCTCCATCAATAGAGGACGTAGATGCTAACCCAGAGGAACTAAGAACATTACGTGGCCAAGGCCGGTATTTCGGAATAAAAGATTATGATGCAGACGGTGGAATAATGGAAGCAGAGCCAAAATGTAATAATTGTTCTCAAAGAGgtcatttgaaaagaaattgccCCCATGTGATATGTACTTACTGTGGATTTATGGATGACCATTATTCGCAGCACTGCCCAAAGGCTATAATTTGTTCTAATTGTAATGCAAACGGGCACTATAAATCACAGTGTCCGCACAAATGGAAGAAAGTGTTTTGCACGCTTTGCAATAGTAAAAGACATTCAAGAGAAAGATGTCCTAGTATTTGGAGGTCTTACTTATTGAAAACTAGGGATAATAATAGTGGTGAATTTGACTTTCAAACGATTTTCTGCTATAACTGCGGGGAAAGCGGTCATTTTGGAGATGATTGTATGGAAAGAAGATCATCCAGAGTGCCGAACACTGATGGAAGTGCGTTTTGCGGTGATAACTTAGCCGTGAAATTCAAACAATACTATTTTAGCCAATTGAAAAGCTATAAAAGACAAGCTTCGGAAAGACAAAACTATGATGACGAACAAGATTTCAACCTCTATGACTACGAATATAACGACGATGCATACGACCTTCCCGGTTCAAGAAACTATAGAGATAAAATGAAACGGAAGAGCAAAGCTCAATCGACAAAGAGCAACAacgataaaaataatagttacaacaataataataacaggAAGAAGTCACCATTTAGCCCACAGAGCTATAAAGtgacaaaaaataaaaaagttcatACACATCCTTTAGATTTTCCTAGAAATCCCCAAGGCAACAGAACAGGTGATCATTCAAACAATTCCAACCGCAATAGACAGGATCTTCCTAGCAGGTctaaaaacaagaaggGCCGCACTTTCTCCAATAAAGGGCAAAGGAACGGACGTTACtaa
- the THS1 gene encoding threonine--tRNA ligase THS1 (similar to Saccharomyces cerevisiae THS1 (YIL078W); ancestral locus Anc_7.280), whose amino-acid sequence MSASEAGVAEQVKKLSVKDNGKDAVKPNKKDNKKSKQQSLYLDPEPVFIEERTEMFDRLQKEYNDKVASLPRVPLKIVLKDGAVKEATSWETTPMDIAKGISKSLADRLCISKVNGQLWDLDRPFEGEADEEIKLELLDFESEEGKKVFWHSSAHVLGESCECHLGAHICLGPPTDDGFFYEMAVRDSMKDISESPERTVSQADFPALEGVAKNVIKQKQRFERLVMSKEDLLKMFHYSKYKTYLVQTKVPDGGATTVYRCGKLIDLCVGPHIPHTGRIKAFKLLKNSSCYFLGDATNDSLQRVYGISFPDKKLMDAHLKFLAEASMRDHRKIGKEQELFLFNEMSPGSCFWLPHGTRIYNTLVDLLRTEYRKRGYEEVITPNMYNSKLWETSGHWANYKENMFTFEVEKETFGLKPMNCPGHCLMFKSRERSYRELPWRVADFGVIHRNEFSGALSGLTRVRRFQQDDAHIFCTHDQIESEIENIFNFLQYIYGVFGFEFKMELSTRPEKYVGKIETWDAAESKLESALRKWGGNWEINAGDGAFYGPKIDIMISDALRRWHQCATIQLDFQLPNRFELEFKSKDQDSESYERPVMIHRAILGSVERMTAILTEHFAGKWPFWLSPRQVLVVPVGVKYQGYAEDVRNKLHNAGFYADVDLTGNTLQKKVRNGQMLKYNFIFIVGEQEMNEKSVNIRNRDVMEQQGKNATVSVEEVLELLKNLKDEKRGDNVLA is encoded by the coding sequence ATGAGTGCTAGTGAAGCAGGTGTTGCTGAGCAGGTTAAAAAGTTGTCTGTCAAGGACAATGGTAAGGATGCCGTAAAACCAAACAAGAAGGATAACAAAAAATCCAAGCAACAGTCCTTGTACTTGGATCCTGAACCAGTCttcattgaagaaagaaccGAAATGTTTGATAGACTGCAAAAGGAATACAACGATAAAGTTGCTTCTTTGCCGCGTGTTCCATTGAAGATCGTCCTGAAGGATGGTGCCGTTAAGGAGGCCACTTCTTGGGAAACTACTCCAATGGATATTGCCAAGGGAATCTCAAAGTCTTTGGCAGACAGATTATGTATTTCTAAGGTTAACGGCCAATTATGGGATTTAGACAGACCATTTGAAGGCGAAgctgatgaagaaatcaaactTGAATTACTAGATTTCGAATCAGAAGAAGGTAAAAAGGTCTTTTGGCATTCTTCTGCTCACGTTTTGGGTGAATCTTGTGAGTGTCATCTAGGTGCACATATATGTTTGGGTCCCCCAACCGATGACGGTTTCTTTTATGAAATGGCTGTTAGAGATAGTATGAAAGATATTTCTGAATCTCCAGAAAGAACTGTCTCACAAGCTGATTTTCCAGCATTGGAAGGTGTTGCCAAGAACGTTATCAAGCAAAAGcaaagatttgaaagaCTGGTTATGTCTAAGGaagatcttttgaaaatgttcCACTATTCGAAATATAAGACCTATTTGGTTCAAACCAAAGTTCCAGATGGAGGTGCCACCACCGTATACCGTTGTGGTAAATTGATTGATTTATGTGTTGGCCCTCATATCCCTCATACTGGGCGCATTAAAGCCTTCAAATTATTAAAGAACTCTTCATGTTATTTCTTGGGTGATGCTACAAACGACTCTTTACAAAGAGTGTATGGTATCTCCTTCCCAGATAAAAAACTCATGGATGCTCATTTGAAGTTCTTGGCTGAAGCCTCTATGAGGGATCACAGAAAGATCGGtaaagaacaagaattgTTCTTATTCAATGAAATGTCTCCGGGTTCTTGTTTCTGGTTACCTCATGGTACCAGAATCTACAACACCTTGGTCGACTTATTAAGAACAGAATATCGTAAGAGGGGTTACGAAGAAGTTATCACACCTAATATGTACAACTCCAAGTTGTGGGAAACTTCAGGTCATTGGGCGAATTACAAAGAGAACATGTTCACTTTTGAGGTAGAAAAGGAAACCTTTGGTTTGAAACCAATGAACTGTCCGGGTCATTGTTTGATGTTCAAGTCTAGAGAACGTTCTTATAGAGAATTGCCATGGAGAGTTGCTGACTTTGGTGTTATCCACAGGAATGAATTTTCTGGTGCTTTGTCAGGTTTGACTCGTGTCAGAAGATTCCAACAAGACGATGCTCATATCTTCTGTACTCATGATCAAATTGAAtcagaaattgaaaatattttcaacttcttgCAATACATTTACGGTGTCTTTGGGTTTGAATTCAAAATGGAATTATCTACCAGACCAGAAAAGTATGTTGGTAAGATCGAAACCTGGGATGCTGCTGAATCAAAATTAGAATCAGCCCTAAGAAAATGGGGCGGTAACTGGGAAATCAACGCAGGTGACGGTGCTTTCTACGGTCCAAAGATTGACATTATGATTTCTGATGCTTTGAGAAGATGGCATCAGTGCGCCACTATCCAATTAGATTTCCAATTACCAAATAGATTTGAATTGGAATTCAAGTCTAAAGATCAAGATAGTGAGAGTTATGAAAGACCAGTTATGATTCATCGTGCTATTTTGGGGTCTGTTGAAAGAATGACCGCCATTTTGACCGAGCATTTTGCCGGCAAATGGCCATTCTGGTTATCCCCACGTCAAGTTTTGGTTGTCCCAGTTGGTGTTAAGTACCAAGGATACGCTGAAGACGTCCGTAACAAGTTACACAATGCTGGTTTCTATGCTGATGTTGACTTGACCGGTAACACTttacaaaagaaagttaGAAACGGTCAAATGCTGAAAtacaatttcattttcattgttgGTGAGCaagaaatgaatgaaaaatctgTTAACATTAGAAACAGAGATGTTATGGAACAACAGGGTAAGAATGCCACTGTTTCTGTTGAAGAAGTTTTGGAACTGTTGAAGAActtaaaagatgaaaagagaGGTGATAACGTCTTAGCTTAA